The Usitatibacter rugosus genome segment CGAGGAGCTGCTTCTCTTCGCCCTCGGGACAGCCCACGCGGAACTCGCGGCCGAGCACGGTGATCGTAAGTGCGCCTTTTTCCGCGGCGTCCTTCACGACTCGGTCTCGGGAATCTGCTTGAGGAGCGCCTCGATGCGCGTCTTGGCGGAGGCGAGCTTCTCGCCGAGGCGCGCGTTCTCGTCGGCGCGCGCCGCAACCTGCTGGCGAAGGTCACGGTTCTCCTCGCGCAGCGTTTTCAGGCGCTGCACGACCTGCGCAAGCTTGGCCTCGAGGTCGTGGAGTTCCGCTTCCATGGGAACCAAGATAGGTGAATTTCCTTGGCCCGTCAATGCGTAAGCATCTCTTTTGAAAGTGCTTTATCATCGCCGGTGCGTTGGGATGCTCGGGAAGCCGGTTCGAAGCCGGCGCTGCCCCCGCAACGGTAGGCGAGCAGGCGCTCGCGAGTCCGGAGACCGGCCCCCTCGTGCCCTCAACCTTGCAGCCTGCGGGGACGCTCGCTGCCAAGCCAAGGATCACCATGCAACCCTCGAAGCTCGCGGGCCTGTTCGGCCTCGCCGCCCTCGGCGCCCAGGCGCAAGTTCCCCCTCCCGCGCAGCCGACGATGCTCGACCCGATCGTGGTCACGGCCACCCGCAGCCTCAAGCCCGAGGTGCAGACCGTGCGCGACACGATCGTCATCACGCGCACCGACCTCGACGCCGCGGGCAACCTGTCGCTCGCCGAAGTGCTGCAGCGAAACGCCGGCATCGAATTCCGCGGCACGGGCGGCCCGGGGCAACCGGGCGGCCTCTTCATCCGCGGCTCGACCTCCGGACAGACGCTGGTGCTGATCGACGGCATCCGCGTGAACAACCCGCTCGGCACGACCTCGATCGAGAACATCCCGCTCGAGATGATCGAGCGGATCGAGGTGGTGAAGGGCCCGGTGTCGAGCCTCTACGGGGCCGATGCGATCGGCGGCGTGGTGCAGGTCTTCACGCGCGGCAAGAAGGTCCCGCACTTCTTCGCCAACGCGGGCTACGGCGAGGACAACGACTGGCGCGCGAGCGCGGGCGTGACCGGCGTCGACAAGACGACATCCTTTTCGGTCTCCACCGGCTACCGCAAGGTGGACGCACCCAGCGCCACCAACTCGCGCAACTTCTGCCACGACCCGGATCGCGATCCGTACGAGAACGCGTTCTTCAACGCCAAGGTCACGCAGCAGCTCTGGAACGGCGAGATGCTGTCCTTCAACGGCTTCGTCTCCCAGGGCAAGACGCACTTCGACGGCTGCGCCGACAACGACGGCAACCTGCACGACGACCTGAACAAGCAGACGCTCTACGGCGCGAGCGTGTCGGCCGCCTCGCTCTTCGCGACCGGCTGGACCAGCCGCCTCACGTACAACTTCGGCCTCGACGACACGCAGGTCACGGGCGCCTTCCCCAGCACCTTCAAGACGCAGCAGGACCAGCTCTCGTGGGTGAACGAGTTCACCATCCCGGGCGGCTCCATGCTCGCGGGCGCCGAGGGCCTGCGCCAGACGATCGTGCAATCGAGCTCCACGTTCGCGAAGGACCATCGCGAGGTGGCGGGCGTGTTCGCGAGCATCAACCAGCTCTGGTACGGCCAGCGCACGGAAGCGAGCATCCGCCGCGACTACGACCTGGACGAATCCTTCGGGGACAGCACCACCGGAAGCTTGAGCTACGGCGTCGATTGGCCCTGGGTCGGCGCGCTCTCGGCCACGTACGGAGAGGGCTTCCGCATGCCGACGTTCTTCGACCTCTACGGCCCGACGTCGGACTTCTACGTGCCCAACGCGAACCTGCGCCCCGAGCGCAGCCACAGCACCGAGATCTCGCTGCGCAGCGCACCGAAAAGCGCGTGGACCTGGCGCATCACCGCATTCGACAACCGCATCGAGGACCTCATCACGTACGTCTTCCCGACGGTGGAGAACGTGAAGAAGGCGCGCATCCGCGGCGCGGAGGCGAACGTGCAGGCGACGTGGCTCGGCATCGACTGGCGCGGGGCTCTCACCGTGCAGCGTCCGGAGGACGACGAGACCGGCAAGCGCCTGCAGGGACGTGCCGAGCAGTTCGGCACCCTCTCGGCCTCGAAGCGCTTCGGCTCGGCATGGACCGTGGGCGCTTCCGTGTTCGCGAGCGGCGACCGCTTCGACTCGGTCACCGAAGCGCCCGACACGCGCCTGCCCGGCTACGCGATCCTGGACGCGCGCGTTCGCTACCAGGTGGACCGGCGCTGGGCGGTCGAGCTCTCGGCCACCAACCTCACGGACCGCAAGTACGAGAGCGCCGTGGGCTACAACGCTCCGGGGCGCGGCGTGCTGCTCACCGTGCGCTTCGACGCGTTCTAGTTACTTGCGGATCAGGCCCTGGCCCGTGGGGAGCGACAGGATCATCACCCCGTGCGCGAGCGCCCAGGCGTCCCAGGCCTTCTTCTGGTTGAGGTGCGCGGCCCAGCCGTAGTCGTCCAGCAGCATGAACGCGCCGGGCACGAGGCGCGGCCAGAGGAACTCCGCCGCCGCCATCTCCGCCGCCGCCACGTTCATGTCGATGGAGGCGTAGGCGACCTTCGTGGAGCCGGCCATGGCCGAGAGCGTGTCGGGAACGCGCCCGCGCACCACCACGGCGTTGGGCCAGCGCGAGAATTTCTTCACCACGTCGGCATGCAGCGCATCGCCGTTCTGGTACTTGCGGTTCATCTCGAGGACGCCGAAGCGCTTTTCCTCCTCGTTCACCTGCTCGGCGGGGATGCCGGCCCAGGTGTCGAAGAGGTAGAACTTGCGCGAGGCCTGCTTCGCGAAGTCGAGCCACGTCATCACGGCGCCGGAGAGGATCCCCGTGTGCACGCCGCACTCCACGAAGTCGCCCTCGAGGGCGAGCGCCTGGGTGGCGCACCAGAGCGCCACGTGCGTGCGCCACTCGACCTGCGTGCCGGGCCGGCCGTTCTCGAGGCCGACCCCGTACGCCCGCAGGAAGCGCGCGTCGCGCATGAAGTCTGCGTTGTGCTGCGAGGCGAGGCCGTCCTGGTTGTACGTGAGCGGCCCCTGGACGAGCAGGCGCCCGTCGGGGAGCGGGAACTTCACCTCGAGGCTGAGGCTGTCGAGCTTGCTCATGGGGCGAGCTTCGCCTCGACGACCCGCGACTCGCAGTCGAACTCGCGATAGAGGCCGCGCATGAGCGTATCCATCTGCTTGGCATTGCGCATGTCGAGCCAGCGATAGCCGTCGTAGTCGCCGCGGGGCGCGGTCACCACGTGGTGGATGCGCTCCGAGCGGATCACCGCGGGCCGGGCGTCCATCAGGACCGCTTCCCATTCCTCGGTGGGCGTCTCGCTCCACAGCCAGCGCATCCAGTCGGCGAGGAAGAGGAACACGCTGTGGTCGAACACGCCGTCGGGCGTGGACTGCAGGCGCTCCGCGTGCCCGCGGATCAGCTCGCGGCGAAGGCGCTTCTGCAAATCGCGCGGGACTTCGTAGAGGGTCTGGTAGCCGTAGCGCTGCACGAGCTCGCGCGACGGGTCCGTGATGGGAGCGGCGCTCCCGGCGAGCTGGGTCGCGAGGGAAGCGATATCGAGGGCGGGTCCTGCCGAGATCACCTGGCGCATGTCATTTCACCCGGAGCAGGAAGCCGTTGGGATTGAGGCTCATCACGTAGCGCTCGCCCCAGCGGCGGTCGAGCACGAAGTCGTCGCTCTCCTGCAGGAACGCTTCGGCGGCGGCCTTCGGGCCTTCGTTGGGAACGGGGTGGTAGCCCATCACGTCGTTCAGCGAGTCCTCGACGATGAAGTAGCCGCCGACGTGCACGAAAGGCGCGTAGGCGCGGATCTCGGCCAGCACGTGGTTCTTCTCGTGGTCGGAGTCGGCGATGACCAGCACGCGCTTGCCCTGCACCTTCGAGCGCACTTTCTCCAGCATCTCCGGCGACGTGCTGCCGCCCTCGAGGTAGGTGATGCGCTTGTTCTCGGCCGGCTTCGCCTTGGAGAGCGTGATGTCGATGCCCAGCACCTCGCCGTGGCCCACGAGGTCCAGCAGGCTCGCGTAGAAGTGCGTCGCACCGCCGAACATCACGCCCAGCTCGATCACGAAATCGGGCTTGGTCTCCCAGATGATCTCCTGGTAGCTCCAGCAATCCCACGGGGTCTTGATGATGTCGTGGCCCAGCCAGCGCTGCTGCTGGCGCCCGAGGCCGTAGCGATAGCCCTGGTGGATGAAGTAGTAGTGGTACTTCATGTACTCGCGCAGCGTCATGTCGCCGAGGCGCTCCATCGACGACTGGTCGCGGAAGATCTTCTCGATCGAGTCGATGTGCGGGTTGTTGTAGAGCAGCTTCGGATGGAAGCCCGATTGCTCGCAGAAATCGACGCGGGTGTCCGGGCCGTCGGCGATGCGCTTCTCGACGAGCCAGGTCACGTACTTCATCGCGATCTCCTGGTCGAGCGGCAGGTGGTGCTTCGCGAGGGGCGGTTGCGGAGTCTGTTTCAAGGGGAGGCTTTCGTGCCGAGGGCGCGGACCATTCCGCGCACGTGTTCTTCGAGGGAGGGACCCGGAAGGTGGCCGCCCACCCGGGTCAGGTATTCGAGGGCCGGGGCGCCGTCCTGCGCCGCGGGGCCGGGACGCTCGATCGCCACCGGGCGGCCGTTTTCACCAGACGCGATTTTCGCGCACAGCGAGGCAAATTCATAGACGGTGCACTCCGCCTTGCCGGGAGCGTTGGCGACGGTGACGCCCGAGGCCGCGTTCTCCAGCCACCAGCCGGCAAGCGCGCCCAGCCCTTCGGCCGGCACGAAGTTGCGCCGCTGCGAGCCATGGGACTTGAGCACGATCGCACCGCCCAGGGCCTGGCGCGGGAAATCGAACGGGATCAGCGTCCAGCGCGCGAAGCGCTCGAGCGAGGGCGGCATGCCGTAGACCGCGCAGGGGCGGGCGAGCAGCGTGGCCGCCCCGGTCATCCGCGCCGAGCGCCGGAAGAGCTGCTCGGCGGCATAGTGCGCGATCGCGTAGTCCGAGAGCGGGTTCACCGGCGAAGCCTCGTCGAGGCGGCCCTCGAGCGGTCCGTAGACATGGGCGGAGGAGAAATAGGCGAGACGGCCGACTCCGGCATCGCGCGCCGCGCCGAGCAGTGCGCTCGTGCCCCGCAATGCCTTGGCGAAGGCGGCGTCGCGATCCGCGAAGTCCTCGTCGGTGACGCCCGCCGCGTGGACGAGCGCGTCGCAGCCCTTCAACGCGCCGGCGGGAAGATTCGCGTCGGTCGCGAGGTCCACGCGCACCGCACAGTCCGGCGCTCGGCCGACCGTGACGATCTCGTGGCCCGCACCCGCGAGCGCTTTCGCCACCGCATGGCCGATGAGGCCGCTCGCGCCGGAAAGGGCGATGCGCATGTCAGCCGATCGGCTCGAGGTCGGCCAGGCGCGGCCAGGCGCGGTCTCGCGCCGACACCACGGGGTTCGCGTCGACCGGCCAGGTGATGCCCAGCGCGGGATCGTCCCACGCGAGCCCCCCTTCGGCGTTCGGCGCGTACGCGTTGTCGACGAGGTAGCTCACGACCGCGTCGTCGGTGAGCGCGCAGAAGCCGTGCGCGAAGCCGCGAGGGATCAGCACCGCGTTCTTGCGCTCGGCGGAGAGCTCCACCGAATCCGACTGGCCATACGTCGGCGAGCCGCGGCGCAGGTCGACGAAGACATCGAAGACGCGCCCGGCCACCGCGCGCACGAGCTTGGTCTCGGCATGCGGCGGACGCTGGAAGTGCAGGCCGCGCACGACGTTGCGCAGCGACGAGGATTCGTTGGCCTGGATCCACTCCGTCGGCAGGCCCGCGCGAGCGAAGATGTCGCGGTCGTACCAGCGCATGAAGTAGCCGCGCTCGTCGCCGCGCGGCTCGAAGCGGATCTCGTAGGTGCCGGCGAGGCGACGCGGCTCGAGCTTCATGCCGCGGCCTTCGCGTTGGCTTCGATCTGCGCGGCCGTCGTCTCGCGAAGCTTCCCGGCACCGTTCGCGGCGTCGCGATACCAGGCGACGCTCTTCGCCACGGCCGTCTCGAAATCCCACGCGCACCGCCAGCCCAGCTCGCGCAGCGCCCGTTCGCTCGAGAGCACGAGCGCCTTCGCTTCGGGGATGGTGCCGTCGGGCTCGTGGCGCCACGCGGCCCCCGCGCCCCATTCGCGGACGGCTGCGTCCGCGACTTCCGCGACCGGCCGCACGAAGGCGGGATCGGGACCGAAATTCCAGGCGATCGCCTCGGCCGGCACGTCGCCCGGGGCCGCGCGCTCCGCCAGCACCAGCGTGCCGCGCACGGCGTCGAGCACGTGCTGCCACGGCCGGGTGGCAGCGGGATTGCGGAGCACCAGGGGAGCGGCGCGCTCGAAGGCGCGCATCGCGTCGGGCAGCAGCCGCTCGGAGGCCCAGTCGCCGCCGCCGATGATGTTGCCCGCGCGGATGACCGCGAGCGCCGTTTGCGGCGATGCGCGACGGAAATAGCTTTCCCACCACGCGCCCGCGGCCCAATCCGCGCTCGCCTTGCTCGCGCTGTACGGCTCGTTGCCGCCGAGGCGGTCGTCCTCCGCGAAGGCACGGCCCGACTGGTCGTTGCGATAAACCTTGTCCGTCGTGTAGCAGACGATGCGCGGCACGCCCGATTGCCGGCACGCCTCGAGCACGTGGACCGTGCCCATCACGTTGGTCGCGAAGGTGAGCACCGGGGCGCGATACGCCTCGCGCACGATCGGCTGCGCGGCAAGATGGAAGACCACCTCGGGCTTCGACGCTTCGACGGCGGCCGCGACGGCCGCGGCATCGTTCACGTCGCCCAGCGTGTGGCGCTCGAGGCGCGCGGCGAGGTTCGTGGCCTCGAAGAAGCTGGGCTGCGTGGGTGGCGGGAGCGAGAAGCCGCTCACGCGAGCGCCGCATTCCGCGAGCCACGTGCACAGCCAGCCGCCGACGAACCCGGTATGGCCGGTCACCAGCACGCGACGGCCGCGCCAAGCGCCGGCCTGCGGGACCGCGGCCATGCTCAGAGCCAGGGGGCGTTACCCCGCGCCCAGATCTGGTTCAGCGCGAGCATCTCGCGGTAGGTGTCCATGCACTGCCAGAAGCCGCCATGCTGGAAGGCCGAGAGCTGCCCGCGCGCGGCGAGCGGCGGCAGCACGTCGGTCTCGAGGACCAAGCCCGGATCGTCGGAGACGCCGTCGAACGCCTTCTTGTCGAAGACGAAGAAGCCGCCGTTGATCCACCCGTCGTTCACCTGCGGCTTCTCGGAGAAAGTCTTCACCGCGCCGTGGGCGACGTCGATCTCGCCGTAGCGCGACGAGGGATGCACCGCCGTCACCGTGGCGAGGCGTCCGCCCTTCTCGTGCGAGGCGAGAAGCGCGGCGATGTCGATGTCGGCCACGCCGTCGCCGTAGGTCGCGAAGAAGCGGCTGCCCTGGACGTGCTTCAGCGCGCGCTTGATGCGGCCCCCGGTCATGGTGTCGTCACCGGTGTCGGTGAGCACGATTTCCCAGTCCTCCTCGGCGGCCGCGTCGTGCACCGTGATCGCGTGCGAGCGCAGGTTCACCGTGACGTCGGACTGGCGCACGCGGTAGTTCAGGAAATAGTCGCGGATCACCTCGCCCTTGTAGCCCAGGCAGAGGACGAAGCGCCGCACGCCGAAGCGATGGTAGCGCCGCAGGATGTGCCAGAGGATCGGCTTGCCGCCGATCTCCACCATCGGCTTGGGCTTGAACTCGGTCTCCTCGCGAAGGCGCGTGCCCTGGCCGCCGCAGAGGATGACGGCCTCCATGCCGGCGGGGCTCATCGCGCGGCTCCCGCCACGGACAGCGCGGGCTGGGTGCCGAAGCTCTGCTCCAGCAACTCTTCGAGGCATTGCGTCATGGGGACTTTCCGGAACAGTTCATAGGCCTTGTCGCCCTGCGCCTGCCAGGCGTTGCCGGCGAGCAGCTCGGCCAGCGCGTCGCCGAGCTTCTCCTTGCCGTGCACCACCTTCGCGACCTCGAGGTAGTTCGCCGGGTCGCTCTCGGCCTCGGAGAGGATGGCCACGCGGTTGTTCGCGAGATAGCAGATGCGGAAGGAATTCACGTGCGTGTACTTGTCGTCCTGCACCACGTTCAGGTTCACCCGGGCGCGCGCGATGCGGTCGTTGCGCAGGTAGTACGGGCAGCTCGCGTCCCACATGCCGTTGAACTTGCGCTTGGTGAGCGTATCCATGATCTCCTTGCGGCGCGCGCTCATCATGCCGAAGAAGTAGAAGTCGAGGTCCTTCTCCGGGCGGTGCTCGATGTCTTCCAGCTTCGGGTGCCAGCCCCAGCGCATGAAGTGCGCGTGGGTGCCGTAGCGGCGGTGCTCGGCGATGTTGTCCTGGATCACGTCCCAGACGAAGCGGCCTGCCTTCATGCTGGGCAGGTACGACCCCATGAAATCGACCTTGCTGGGGTTGAAGTTGAGGAGGTCGCCCGCGATCACCTCGGTGTTCACGTGGGCGAAGTCGATTCCCGACTCCGCGATCTTCGCCATGGCCGGGGGCGCGAGGAAATACGCGCCCACGACGAGGTTGAAGCGCGAGGTGTCCAGCTGCAGCCCCGAGAGCACGACGTCGTGGCCGAGGCTCTCCAGGCCGTACTTGGTGGCGAGGAGGAAATCGCGGCGCAGGTGGAACAGCGGCTCGGGACCGAAATAGGCGAGGTTGAACTTCACGGCAAGGGTAGAATCGTGGGGAATCGCGGCCCTGAAAAGGCCGCACGAGAGCCCGCGAATTCTACCAAATCCCGCGTCCCGTTCCCCGAATGACCGATAGCGACGTCCTCAGCGTGGATCCGACCGCCTGGGTGAGCCCCGACGCACGCATCCACCCCTCGCAGCGCGGCACCCGGATCGTGATCGGCGCCCACACGCAGGTCTACGACTACGTCGTGATCCGCGCGGTCGGCGGCACCGGCGACATCGTGATCGGCGAGCACTGCTACATCAACCCGCATTGCGTGCTCTATTCCGGCTCCGGCATCCGCTTCGGCGACTACGTGCTCATCGGCCCGCATTGCTCCATCGTCCCCGCCAACCACGGGATCGCCCGCACGGATGAAGTCATCCGCAAGCAGGGCTTCATGCCCTCGCGCGGCGGCGTCGTCATCGAGGACGACGTCTGGCTCGGGGCGCATTGCGTGGTGCTCGACGGCACGCACATCGAATCGGGCGCGGTGATCGCCGCGGGCAGCGTGGTCTCGGGCCGCATCACCGGCAAGGCGGTGTGGGGCGGCAACCCCTGCCGGCTGATCCGCCCGCGCTGAGCCATGGTCCCCGACGCCGTCAACCTCGACTCGCTGCGGCGGGTTCTCGTCATCAAGCTGCGCCACCACGGCGACGTGCTCCTGTCCTCTCCCGTGCTGCAGGTGCTGAAGAACCGCGCGCCCGGCGTGGAGATCGATGCGCTCGTCTATGCGGACACGCGCGACATGCTCGCCGGCCACCCGGCGCTGTCGATGCTGCACACGGTGGACCGCAGCTGGAAGCGCCAGCCCGTCGCCACGCAATGGCCCTCCGAGCTGGGCTTGTTCAAGCGCCTGGCCGGCCGCAAGTACCAGCTGATCGTGCACCTCACCGATCATTGGCGCGGAGCCTGGCTCGCGCAGGCGCTGCGCCCTCGCTGGTCCGTGGCGCCCGCGCGCGCGAGCCGCTTCTGGAAATGGTCGTTCACGCACCGCTATCCGTTGCCGAAGGCCACGCCCCGCCACACGGTCGAGGCGAATCTCGACGCGCTTCGCAGGATCGGCGTCTATCCGGAGGAAGACGAGAAGAAGCTGGTGCTCGTTCCCGGCGATGAAGCCACGCAGCGCGTGGACCAGCTCCTGGCGCAGCATGGCCTCGCTCCCAAGCAGTTCATCCAGGCCCATCCCACGTCGCGCTGGCTCTTCAAGGCGTGGACCGAGGCGAAGAACGCCGAGCTCCTGCGCGCCCTGGTGCGCGACGGCCAGCGCGTCGTCGTCACCGGAGCGCCGGACGCACGCGAGAAAGCGATCCTCGGGCGCATCCTCCACGCGGCGGGCGAAGGCGTGGTCGATCTCTCCGGCCAGCTCACGCTGCGCGAGATGGGGGCGCTCTCCGCGAGGGCAAGGCTCTTCTTCGGCGTGGATTCGGCGCCGATGCACATCGCCTCCGCCATGGGCACGCCGGTGGTGGCACTCTTCGGCCCGAGCGGCGAGCACGAATGGGGTCCGTGGAAGGTGGCGCACCGCATCGTGACCAGCACGCATCCGTGCCGCCCGTGCGGCAACGACGGCTGCGGCGGCGGCAAGGTGAGCGAATGCCTCACCACGTTGCCCGTCGAGCGCGTGCGCTCCGCGATCAACGAGCTGCTCGCACGGCCTTGAGCGAACCGCGCGCCGCCGCCCCGCGCGGCCTCGGCCCGCGCATCGCGCTGGTCCGCGGCCGCTATGACCCCTTCGGCGGCGCCGAGCGCTTCGTGCAGAACGCCGTCGAGGCGCTGCGCACCCAGGGCGCGGCGCTCACCCTCATCACCCGAAGCTGGCCCGACCATGACGGCAGCGCTCTGCAAGTCGATCCGTTCTACCTCGGCAGCCTGTGGCGCGACTGGGGCTTCGAGCGCGCCGTGTGCGCCGAGCTCTCGCGCCGCCACTTCGACCTCGTCCAGTCCCACGAGCGCATCGCATGCTGCGACGTCTACCGTGCCGGCGACGGCGTGCATGCGGAGTGGCTCGAACAGCGCGCGCGCGTGCAATCGGCCGTGGGGCGCGCGGTGACGCGAGCGAGCCCGCACCACCGCTTCCTGCTCGACGCGGAGCGGCGCCTCTTCACCTCGCCGCGGCTGCGCTCGGTGATCTGCAACTCCGCGATGGTGCGCGACGAGATCGCCGAACGCTTCGGGGTCGAGCGCTCCAAGCTCACCCTGATCCGCAACGCCGTCGACAGCTCGCGCTTCCACCCAGGGCTGCGCGCGGAGTTCCGCGACGCCGTGCGCCAGCAGCTGAAGATTCCCGGCAACGCCAACGTCGTGGCGTATGTGGGCTCCGGTTTCGAGCGCAAGGGCGTGGGCGTGCTGCTCGAGGCGGCAGCCCGCGTGAAGCCCGCGCCGTGGGTCATCGTGGTGGGCAAGGACAAGCGCTCGGCGCGCTACGCCGCGCTCTCGCGCCAGCTCGGCATCGAGGAGCGCGTGCGCTTCGTCGGCGCCGTCTCGGACGTGCGGCCCTACTACGCGGCGGCCGACAGCTTCGCGCTGCCCACGCTCTACGATCCGTTCCCCAACGCCGGGCTCGAGGCCATGGCCTGCGGGCTGCCCGTGGTCACCTCCACGAAGTGCGGGCTGGCGGAGCTGGTGCGCGACGGCGAATCGGGTTTCGTGCGCGACGCGCTCGATGTCGCCGGCCTCGCCGGAGCCCTGGAGCGGCTCGATCCCGGCGCGGCCGTGCGCCTGGGCGAGGCCGCGCGCGATGTCGTGGCGCCCCTCACGCCGGCGGCGATGGCGCGCGAATACGTCGACCTCTACACGCGGCTCCTGCGAAGATAGCGGCGATGGACCTCTACAAACGCCTGCTGCGGCACGTCTGGCCCTACCGGGGCGCCCTGGCGCTGGGCATCGTCGCGATGATCGTGGGCGGCCTCGCCGACGCGGCGCTGGTGAAGCTGACCGGCCCGCTCGTGAACGAGCTCTTCGTGAACAAGAACCGCGAGCTCGCGATCCTGCTGCCGCTGGGCGTGATCGCCGTGTTCCTGGTCTCGGGGCTCGCCTCCTTCACCTCCGGCTACATGACGCAGTGGGTCTCGAACAAGGTGATCCTCGACCTGCGCGGCCTCATGTTCACGCAGCTCCTGCGCCTGCCGCCCGCGTGGTTCGACGAGGCGACCACGGCACGGCTCGTGGCCAAGTTCACCAACGACGTGACCAACATCGCGGCGGCGTCGACCTCCGTGCTCACCGTGTTCGTGCGCGACACCGTCACGATCGTGGCACTCCTCACGATCCTGCTCTACTCCAACTGGAAGCTCACGCTGATCACGCTGGCGGTGATCCCGCCCACCGCGCTCGTGGTGCGCTACTTCAGCAAGCGGCTCCGCGCGACCAGCCGCGCGAGCCAGCAGGCGATCGGCGGCATCGCCACGGTGCTGGACGAGACCATCGCGAACCTGCGCGTCGTCAAGATCTTCGGCGGCCAGTCGTACGAATCGTCGCGCTTCCGGGAAGCCAACGAGCGCATCCGCCGCTACAACATGAAGCAGTCGGTGGCCGCCTCGGCGAGCGTGCCGATCACGCAGCTGCTGGTGGCCTGCGCGGTCGCGGCGATCATCTACTTCGCCGCGCAGGAAGCGCTCTCCGGCAACAGCGACGTCGGCAAGTTCGTCGAGTTCATCGCCGCCACCGGCATGCTGCTGCAGCCGCTGAAGCGCCTGACCGGCATCAACGAGCACCTGCAGAAGGGGCTCGCCGCCGCGGAGAGCGTCTTCGGCGTGATCGACGAGAAGGCGGAAGACGACCTCGGCACCGTGGCGCTCGACCGCGCGCGCGGCGAGATCCGCTACGACAACGTGACGCTCGCGTACAAGTCCAGCCCGCGTCCCGCGCTGGAAGGCGTCTCGCTCGACATCCGTCCCGGCGAGACGATCGCGCTCGTCGGCGCCTCGGGCAGCGGCAAGACGAGCCTGATTCATTTGCTGCCGCGCTTCTACCATCCCGGCTCGGGCCGCATCACGATCGACGGCCACGACCTGGAAGCGCTCACGCTGGAGAGCCTGCGGCGTCAGATCTCCCTCGTCTCCCAGAACGTGGTGCTCTTCAACGACACGGTGGCCGCCAACATCGCCTACGGGCGCCTCGAGCAGACGAGCGAGGCCGACATCATCCGGGCCGCCGAGGCCGCGCACGCGATGGATTTCATCCGCCAGCTCCCCGAGGGCCTCGCCACGCCGATCGGCGAGAACGGCGCCAAGCTCTCCGGCGGCCAGCGCCAGCGCATCGCGATCGCCCGCGCGTTGCTGAAGGACGCCCCCATCCTGCTGCTGGATGAAGCCACCTCCGCCCTCGACACCGAGAGCGAGCGGGCGGTTCAAGCGGCCCTGGAGGAGCTGATGAAGGGCCGCACCACGATCGTGGTGGCCCATCGCCTGTCGACCATCGAGAATGCCGACCGCATCGTCGTGCTCGCGCACGGGCGCATCGTCGAGGTGGGCAGCCACCGCGAGCTGATCGGCCGCGGCGGCGTGTACGCGGGGCTGCACCGGCTGCAGTTCGCCGGCGCATGAGGATCCTCCACACCGAGTCGTCGCTCGGTTGGGGCGGCCAGGAAATCCGCGTGCTCACCGAAGCGCGCGGCGTAGCACGCCTGGGCCACGAGGTCCTGCTGGCGGCCCCCGCGGAATCCCGCATCCATCGCGAGGCCCCGCGCTTCGGCGTCGCCTCGCA includes the following:
- the rfaQ gene encoding putative lipopolysaccharide heptosyltransferase III codes for the protein MVPDAVNLDSLRRVLVIKLRHHGDVLLSSPVLQVLKNRAPGVEIDALVYADTRDMLAGHPALSMLHTVDRSWKRQPVATQWPSELGLFKRLAGRKYQLIVHLTDHWRGAWLAQALRPRWSVAPARASRFWKWSFTHRYPLPKATPRHTVEANLDALRRIGVYPEEDEKKLVLVPGDEATQRVDQLLAQHGLAPKQFIQAHPTSRWLFKAWTEAKNAELLRALVRDGQRVVVTGAPDAREKAILGRILHAAGEGVVDLSGQLTLREMGALSARARLFFGVDSAPMHIASAMGTPVVALFGPSGEHEWGPWKVAHRIVTSTHPCRPCGNDGCGGGKVSECLTTLPVERVRSAINELLARP
- a CDS encoding acyltransferase; protein product: MTDSDVLSVDPTAWVSPDARIHPSQRGTRIVIGAHTQVYDYVVIRAVGGTGDIVIGEHCYINPHCVLYSGSGIRFGDYVLIGPHCSIVPANHGIARTDEVIRKQGFMPSRGGVVIEDDVWLGAHCVVLDGTHIESGAVIAAGSVVSGRITGKAVWGGNPCRLIRPR
- a CDS encoding glycosyltransferase family 4 protein, which translates into the protein MSEPRAAAPRGLGPRIALVRGRYDPFGGAERFVQNAVEALRTQGAALTLITRSWPDHDGSALQVDPFYLGSLWRDWGFERAVCAELSRRHFDLVQSHERIACCDVYRAGDGVHAEWLEQRARVQSAVGRAVTRASPHHRFLLDAERRLFTSPRLRSVICNSAMVRDEIAERFGVERSKLTLIRNAVDSSRFHPGLRAEFRDAVRQQLKIPGNANVVAYVGSGFERKGVGVLLEAAARVKPAPWVIVVGKDKRSARYAALSRQLGIEERVRFVGAVSDVRPYYAAADSFALPTLYDPFPNAGLEAMACGLPVVTSTKCGLAELVRDGESGFVRDALDVAGLAGALERLDPGAAVRLGEAARDVVAPLTPAAMAREYVDLYTRLLRR
- the rfbF gene encoding glucose-1-phosphate cytidylyltransferase, giving the protein MSPAGMEAVILCGGQGTRLREETEFKPKPMVEIGGKPILWHILRRYHRFGVRRFVLCLGYKGEVIRDYFLNYRVRQSDVTVNLRSHAITVHDAAAEEDWEIVLTDTGDDTMTGGRIKRALKHVQGSRFFATYGDGVADIDIAALLASHEKGGRLATVTAVHPSSRYGEIDVAHGAVKTFSEKPQVNDGWINGGFFVFDKKAFDGVSDDPGLVLETDVLPPLAARGQLSAFQHGGFWQCMDTYREMLALNQIWARGNAPWL
- the msbA gene encoding lipid A export permease/ATP-binding protein MsbA; translation: MDLYKRLLRHVWPYRGALALGIVAMIVGGLADAALVKLTGPLVNELFVNKNRELAILLPLGVIAVFLVSGLASFTSGYMTQWVSNKVILDLRGLMFTQLLRLPPAWFDEATTARLVAKFTNDVTNIAAASTSVLTVFVRDTVTIVALLTILLYSNWKLTLITLAVIPPTALVVRYFSKRLRATSRASQQAIGGIATVLDETIANLRVVKIFGGQSYESSRFREANERIRRYNMKQSVAASASVPITQLLVACAVAAIIYFAAQEALSGNSDVGKFVEFIAATGMLLQPLKRLTGINEHLQKGLAAAESVFGVIDEKAEDDLGTVALDRARGEIRYDNVTLAYKSSPRPALEGVSLDIRPGETIALVGASGSGKTSLIHLLPRFYHPGSGRITIDGHDLEALTLESLRRQISLVSQNVVLFNDTVAANIAYGRLEQTSEADIIRAAEAAHAMDFIRQLPEGLATPIGENGAKLSGGQRQRIAIARALLKDAPILLLDEATSALDTESERAVQAALEELMKGRTTIVVAHRLSTIENADRIVVLAHGRIVEVGSHRELIGRGGVYAGLHRLQFAGA